Part of the Oscillibacter hominis genome is shown below.
GCGAGCTGATCGCCGACGCCAAACAGATCTACATCATGGGCCATGTCAACGCCGACATGGACTGTCTGGGCGCTGCGGCCGGCCTTTGCAGCATCGCCCGCAAGCGGGGCAAAAAGGCCCAGGTCGTCATGGACGTGGAGCACAATTCCGCCCGGCCCCTGCTGAATCGCTTCCAGGACCTGCCGGAGTATGAGGACGTCTTTGTCTCCGGCAGCGAGGCCTTTTTGAAGATGCAGGCGGGCTCGCTGCTGATTGTGGTGGATACCAGCCGCCCCGAGCGGGTGGAGCACCAGCAGTTGCTGGAATCCTGCAACCGGGTGGCGGTGATCGACCATCACCGGCGGGCCTCCAGCTACATTGAAAATGCGGCCCTTAACTTCCACGAGCCCTACGCCTCCTCCGCCTCGGAGCTGGTGACGGAGCTGCTGCAGTATCTGGTGGAGCCCACCGATCTGCTGCGTGCGGAATCTGAGGCGCTGCTGGCCGGCATTGTGCTGGACACCAAAAACTTCACCATGCGCACCGGCGGGCGCACCTTTGAGGCCGCGGCCTTCCTCCGCCGCTCCGGCGCGGACACCGCCGAGGTACAGCGCCTCTTCCAGAACGACCTTTCCTCCATGATCTCCCGCTACACCATCATCCGTCAGGCGGAGCTCTATCGGGACGACATCGCCATCGCCTCGGTGGAGGAGGACGGCGTGGAGCGGGTCACCGCGGCCCAGGCCGCCGACGAGCTGCTGACGCTCAAGGGGGTGCAGGCCTCCTTTGTCCTTTATCAGGCCGGAAGCGACGTGTCCATGTCCGCCCGCTCCCTTGGCGAGATCAACGTGCAGGTGATTGTGGAGGCTTTGGGCGGCGGAGGAAATTCCACCACCGCCGGCGGCCGGATTCCCGACACGGATGTGGAGAGCGTGCATCAGCAGCTGATCGACGCCATTGACCAGTATTTCGAAAAATAAGGAGAAAACGCCATGAAAGTGATTTTACAGCAGGATGTAAGAGGCCAGGGAAAGAAGGGCCAGCTGGTGGAGGTGTCCGAGGGCTACGCCCGGAACTTCCTCCTGCCCCGGAAGCTGGCTGTCCCCGCCACGGCGGACGCCATCAACACCATGAACCTGAAGGAGAAGGCCAAAAAGGCTGAGGAGGCCCGCCTGAAGGCCCAGGCCGAGGAGATCGCCGAAAAGCTGAAGGAGTGCCAGGTGCGCGTCACCGCCAAGGCCGGCAACGGCGGGCGGCTCTTCGGCGCCGTCACCACCAAGGAGATCGCCGAGGCACTTGCCCAGCAGTACCAGCTGGATGTGCCCAAGCAGAAGCTGGTGCTGGATGAGCCCATCAAGAGCTTCGGCACCTTCCAGGTGAAGGCCAAGCTGGGCTATGAGGTCTCCGGAACCGTCTACGTGCTGGTGACGGAGGAGAAGTAAGGCATACTTACGCAGGAAATTGAGAACTTAAGTTGGAGGTGAGGAGAAATGGCAATGGAGGAGCTGCTGCTGCGGCAGATGCCCCACTCCCTGGAGGGGGAGCAGGCGGTCCTGGGCTCCATGCTCATCGATTCAGGCTGTGTGAAGGATGTGATGGAGAAACTGCGGCCGGAGGATTTCTACCTGCGGCAGAACCGGGAGATATTTGAGACCATCTACTCCATGTTCATCTACTCCAAGCCCATCGACGGCATCACCGTGGCGGGGGAGATGCAGAAAAACGGCACCTTTGACCCCGACACCACCCGGGACTACCTGATCCAGCTGATGGACATCACCCCCACCTCCGCCAATGTGATGGAGTATGCGTCCATTGTCCGGGACAAGGCCCTGCTGCGCTCTGTGGCCACCGCGGCCTCGGAGATCACGGCCCTGGTCCAGGAGGGGGCCGGCGAGGCCCAGGAAACGCTGGAGGCGGCGGAGCAGAAAATCTATGCCATCCGCCGGGGCAGGAGCGCCCAGGACATGGTGTCCATCGCCACAGTGCTGCCCGGCGTGCTGGATCACCTTTCGGAGATGAGCGAGGCCGGAGGGCAGAAGCTGCCGGGCCTCTCCACGGGCCTGAGCGCCGTGGATGCCAAAATCTCGGGTCTCAACAAGTCCGACCTGGTGCTGCTGGCGGCCCGCCCCGGCATGGGCAAGACCTCCATGGCGCTGAATATGGCGCTGAACGTGGCCAAGGCCTCGGGCAAGACCGTGGCCATCTTCTCCCTGGAGATGTCCCGGGAGCAGCTGGCCACCCGGCTTTTGTCCAGCGAGGCGCTGGTGGAGAACACCCGGCTCATCACCGGAAGCCTCCGGGAGACGGACTGGGTGAAGATCGCCGATGCCGCCTCCGCCCTGAGCCAGACCGATATCCGCATCGACGACAACCCGCTTTTGACGGTGGCGGACATGAATGCCAAGTGCCGCCGGCTGGAAAACCTGGGCCTCGTGGTCATCGACTATCTCCAGCTGATGACCTCGGCGGGCAACAAGGGCTATTCCGGCGAAAACCGCCAGCAGGCGGTCTCCGATATCTCCCGTATGATGAAGATTATGGCAAAGGAGCTGGATGTGCCGGTCCTGTGCCTGTCCCAGCTCTCCCGTGCCAATGAGAAGCGGGACGATAAGCGGCCCATGCTCTCCGACCTGCGTGAGTCCGGCGCCATCGAGCAGGACGCGGATATTGTGCTCTTCCTGTTCCGGGAGGACTACTATAGCGAAGACAGCGACAAACACAACATCGCCGAGTGCATTGTTGCGAAAAACCGCCACGGCGAAACCGGGAAGGTGGAGCTGCGGTGGATGCCGGAGTACACCACCTTCGGCACGCTGGAAAACCGGTATGAGGAGTAGGGCGGCCGAGCGCCTGAGCCAGTTGGCCTGGCCCTGCCTGGACCGCTGGCGGCCCGATATGGGCGGAGCCGTGGTCTGCGCGGTCTCCGGCGGGGTGGATTCCATGTGCCTCCTCCACCTGTGCGCGGCCTGGGGCAAGGAACGTGGCGTAAAGGTCATCGCCGCCCACTTCCACCATGGGCTGCGGGGCGAGGCGGCGGACCGGGATGAGGCGTTTGTCCGCCGCTGGTGCGAAGAAAGGGATATCCCCTTTACAGCCGGCCGGGGCGATACCGCCCGGTGGGCCAGGGAGCACAGCCTGACGGTGGAGGAGGCGGGGCGGAACCTGCGCTACTCCTTTTTGCACCGCGCGGCGGAGGAGTCCGGAGCCGGGCTGATCCTCACCGCCCACCACGCCGACGACAACGCGGAGACCATTTTGCTGAACCTGTGCCGGGGCACCGGCCTTGCTGGGCTGACGGGCATTCCGCCCCGGCGGGGGAACATTGCCCGCCCCCTGATCGAGGCCACGCGGGAGGAGATCGCGGCCTACGCCGCCGCCTGGTCCATCCCCCATGTGGAGGATGAGACCAACGAGTCGGATTTTGCGGCCCGGAACCTGCTGCGCCACCAGGTGATGCCAGTGCTTCGGCAGATCAACCCCAAGGTGTCGGAGAACATGGCCCGCTGCGCCGCCATTGTCCGGGAGGAGAACGACGCCTTAACCGGTCAGGTACAGGGCCTTCTTGCCTGCGCCCGGTATCAAAACGGCGGCGTCCGGCTTCCGGCGGAGGCGCTTTTGCGCGCACCGGAATCGCTGCGGCCCCGGCTGCTGCTGGAGTTGTGGAAGGGGCTGGAGGCTGGGCGCAAGGACCTGGGCAGCGTGCATCTTCAGGGGTTGATCGGGCTTTCAGAGGGCGATGAGATGGACCTGCCCCACGGCTTTACCGCTGTCCGCCGTAAAGGCGTTCTGGAGCTGATGCCCAGGCGGCGCCCGGAGGGGGAGCACCCCCTGACGGTGGGCTCTTCACTGGAGTGGGGGGACTTTTCGATTACCTGCCGCGCGGCAAAACCTGGTTCGCCGGGAAGGGGAACACTGATCCTGAGCTGGGACGGCGAGGTGCTGAGCGTGGGCCCCTGGCGCCCGGGAGACCGGATGGAGCTGCCCGGCACCCGGGGAAATCGCGGGGTGAAGCGGATTTTTGCAGATCGGGGGATTCCGCCCCAGCGGCGGGACCTGCTGCCCGCCTTTTATGCGGATGGACGCCTGGCCGCCGTCTGGGGACTGGGAGTTGACAAAGGCTTTCTGCCCCGGAAGGGGAGAGGGGCCATAGAGATAGAAATCAAGGAGAAGGGGTACAAAACATGGGAAAAAGCATGATGGACCGGGATATCCTGAAGGTCCTGTTCAGTGAAGAGGAGATCAGGGCGCGGGTGGAGGAACTGGGCAGTGAGCTCTATGAGCGGTTTTGCGAAAAAACTCCGCTGTTTTTGGGCGTCTTGAAAGGCTCGTTCGTCTTTATGGCCGATCTGGTGCGCGCCTGCCAGATCAAGAGCGACCTGGAATTCATCGCGGTCTCCTCCTATGAAAACGCCACCGTCAGCTCCGGACGGGTCCAGATCACCCGGGATTTGCAGCAGGACATCACCGGCAGGGATCTGATCGTGGTGGAGGATATCCTGGACTCAGGCAACACCCTGGCCTTTTTGAAGGACTATTTTATGACCAAGGGCGCGGCCTCCGTCACCATCGTGACGCTGTTGGATAAGCCCTCAAGGCGGACAAAAGCCATTCAGCCGGACCTGACCGGATTTGTGGTGCCGGATGAGTTCGTGGTGGGCTATGGCCTGGATTACGCACAGAAATACCGCAACGTCCCCTACATCGGCGTTTTAAAGCCGGAGGTATACAGCAATTGACGGCTTCACGCCGCAAAGAGGAGGAAACCCGGTTTGAAAAGCAATAAAACTTCGAATCTGAGCCTGATGCTCCTGCTGTTGGTGATCGTCCTGGGCTTTGCCTACCTGTGGAACGCAAACGATCAGCCCGAGCCCCTGCAGTACTCCCAGGTGGTCCAGCTCTTCCAGCAGGAAAAGGTGGAGAGCTTCCGGATTGAAGACACCAGGCTGACCATGCAGCTGCGGGAGAAGGTCAACGGCAGCAACACCGCCGTGGTGGATCTATATGACTTTGACCTTTTCTACGACGACCTCAACGACTTGGTGCAGGACCAGTACGCAAGAGGCGTCATCACCACCTATCAGTATTACGCGGACCACTCCACCCCGTGGCTGGAGCTGCTGCTACCCTATCTTCTGATGGCGCTGATGATCGGCCTTTTGTGGTTCTTTGTACTGGGCCGCACCGCCGGCGGTGGCGGCGGCGACAAAATGGCCCGCTTCAGCTCCGCCCGGGTCAAGACCCTCCAGGACCGGGGCAGCAAGGTCACATTTCAGGATGTGGCCGGCGCGGATGAGGAAAAAGAGGAGCTCCAGGAGATCGTGGAGTTTTTGAAAGACCCCCAGAAATATATTTACCTGGGCGCCCGGATTCCCAAGGGCGTGCTTTTGGTGGGCCCTCCGGGCACCGGCAAGACCCTGCTGGCCAAAGCGGTGGCCGGCGAGGCTGGCGTAGGCTTTTTGTCCATCTCCGGCTCCGATTTTGTGGAGCTGTACGTGGGCGTGGGCGCCAGCCGGGTCCGTGACCTTTTTGAGCAGGCCAAGAAAACCGCGCCCGCCATCGTCTTCATCGATGAGATCGACGCCGTGGGCCGCCAGCGCGGCACAGGCCTTGGCGGCGGGCACGATGAGCGGGAGCAGACGTTGAACCAGCTGCTGGTGGAGATGGACGGTTTCGGCTCCAACGAGGGCGTGGTGGTGCTGGCCGCCACCAACCGGGCCGATGTGCTGGACCCGGCCCTGCTGCGTCCGGGCCGCTTTGACCGCCAGATCTACGTGGGGCTCCCCGACATCCGGGGCCGCGAGGAAATTTTGGAGGTCCATGCCCGCAACAAGCCCTTGGCGGAGGATGTGAACCTGGCCACGCTGGCCAAGGCCACCCCCGGCTTCACCGGCGCGGACCTGGAGAACCTGGTCAACGAAGCGGCACTGCTGGCCGCCCGCCGGAACCAGAAGTTCATCCACATGCAGGAGATGCAGGAGGCGGTGATCAAGGTCATCGCCGGGCCGGAGAAGAAGAGCCGGGTAATCCCGGACCATGAGCGCAGGCTCACCGCCTATCACGAGGCGGGCCACGCGGTGGTCAGCCACGCGCTGCCCTACTGCGACCCGGTGCGACAGATCAGCATTGTGCCCCGTGGAAGAGCCGGCGGCATGACCATTTACCTGCCCGAGGAAGACCGCTCCTACCTCTCCAAGAGCTATCTGGAGGATGAGATCGCCTCTTTGCTGGGCGGCCGGGTGGCGGAGCAGCTGGCTCTGGGAGACATCTCCACAGGGGCCTCCAACGACCTTCAGCGCGCCTCCCAGATGGCCCACAAGATGGTGGCCTCCTATGGCATGAGCGATAAGGTGGGGGCCGTTTCCTTTGAGTCAGGCCACGACGAGGTGTTCATCGGCCGGACCATGAGCCAGGGACGGAGCTATTCCGAGCAGGTGGCCGCCGAGATCGACCAGGAGGTCAAGCGCATCATCGGAGCCGCCTACAAGCGCTGTGAGGAAATCCTCACACGGGACCGGGAGAAGCTGGAGCGGGTTGCCCGCTACCTGCTGGAGCATGAGGTCATGGAGAGTGAGGCATTTGAGGCCGTATACCAGGCCCTGCCGGAAGCAGACCCCTCTTAAGGAAAAAAGGAAGCAGGCCAACATGGCCTGCTTCCTTTTTTGGGTCCGGAATGGCCTGACACGCTTGTTGCTGCGGGATGCATTGTGAACAGCCTGTTTTGAGCGCCTATGCCGCCGTCGATCGACTTTTGCGCTGTCATAAATACAGGGCAAAAAACTTAGAACTATTTCACAGATGAAAAGAGATAAAGTCAAAGTGCATTGGGCGAAATGACGGAAAAAATTGTGCGCCTGGGAGAGACAAAAATCAGGGAATATTTGGCACCGCAACGGCGAATGTATTCAATAGAAAGACAATTGACTTTTGATCAAAGAAAAAATCGGAGGTGCAGCCTGGAAAACAGCAAAATCTTTCTGTGAAAATACCTCTTGAAAAGGGGGTGGGTTTCTCTTAGAATGCAATCACCCCCTTGGGGAAATTTGGGTGCCGGCCGTCCCGGGGAAGAGGGGAATGCCGGTCGAATCAGGAGGAAAGAAGCATGAAAAAAGTTCTTGCACTGTCCCTGGCGCTGTTAATGGCGCTGAGCCTGGCCGCATGCGGCGGCTCCGGCGGAAGTTCCGGCAGTTCCGATAAAGTGGTGAAAATCGGCGTCTATGAGCCCCAGTCCGGCGACAACGGCGCCGGCGGCAAGCAGGAGATATTGGGCATGCAGTATGCCCACAGCGTGCAGCCCACCGTGGAGATCGGCGGGGAGACCTACGACGTGGAACTGGTGATCGTGGACAACGAGAGCTCCAACGACAAGGCTGTGGGCGCCGCCAGCAAGCTGATCTCCAACGGCGTGTCCGTGGTGCTGGGCTCCTATGGCTCCGGCGTATCCATTGCTGCGTCCGACACCTTTAAAAACGCCGGCGTGCCCGCCATCGGCGTCACCTGCACCAACCCCATGGTGACCGCGGGCAACAGCCACTATTTCCGTGCCTGCTTCATCGACCCCTTCCAGGGGCCCGTGCTGGCCAACTACGCCTACGGCAACTTGGGCGTGCAGAAAGCCTATTGCCTCTCCAAGTTAGGTGACGACTACTCCGGCGGCCTGGTCAGCTACTTTGCCGAGGCCTTTGAGGGCTTGGGCGGCCAGGTGGTGAAGGCCGAGTTCCCCGACGGCAACAGCGACTTCACCTCTTACATCACCAGCGCGGTCAACGAGGGCTGCGGCGTGTTCTTTGCCCCCACCTCCACCGAGGCTGCGCAGCTGATCATCAATCAGGCCGCCAGCCAGGGCATGAAGATGCCCATTCTGGCCGGTGACACGTGGGATTCCAACGTGATTTTGGAGGCGGCCAAGGGCACCGACGTTCAGGTGACCGTCACTACCTTCTATGCCGACGGAACCAATCCTGACTTTGAGGCCAGTTTCAAGGAGTGGATCAACAGCGATCCCACCAATCTGAAGAACAACAATGACAACGATACCCTGGCGGCCGTGTCCGTCATGGGCTACGACTCCTATTTCCTGGCCCTGGCGGCCGTTCAGGACGCCGGCTCCACCGATCCCGCAAAGGTGATGGAGGCGTTGCCCTCCGTAAGCTACGACGGCATCACCGGCCAGATCGCCTTTGACGAGAACGGCGACGCCATCGTGAAGACTGCCTACGTGAAAACCGCCGACAACGCCACCGGCGCCTGGATCGGCGGCGGCTCCGTGACCATCGACCAGTAGTTTTGGAATAACACACGTGACAGCGGCGGGGGCCGTTTCGGCCCCCGCCGCCCAACGTCACTATGCGTCTTGGGCATCAGAGACTTTACTCTCGCGAGGAGGAAGAGAATGAAATTCGTACAGGAAAACCTGCCGTTTTTGCTGGCAGGAATCTCCGTGGGCGGGCAGTACGCGCTGATTGCCATCGGCTACACCATGGTCTATGGCATTTTGCGGCTCATCAACTTTGCCCATGGCGATGTGTTTATGGTGGCGGGCCTGGCCATGATCTACCTGTCCAGTTGGATGCCGCTCTATGCTGCCATCCCACTGGTGATCGCGGCGACGGTGCTGATGGGCGTGCTGATTGAAAAGGCGGCTTATAAGCCGCTGCGCTCGGCGCCCCGGATGTCGGTGATGATCTCCGCCATCGGCGTCAGCTATCTTCTGCAGAACCTGGCGCTGTATATCACCGGCGGCTTGGCCAAGGTCTACCCCAGCATCCCATGGCTGTCTGACCGGGTGACGGTGGCCGGCGCGTCCACCAGCCGGGTCACCATTGTGACGCCGGTACTGACGATCCTGCTGGTGATCGGGCTGACCATGCTGATCCGCCACACCAAGATCGGCATGGCCATGCGGGCGGCCTCCAAGGACTTTGAAACGGCCCAGCTCATGGGCATCCGGGTGGACCGGGTGATTTCCACCACCTTTGTCATCGGCTCTTTTCTGGCGGCCGTGGGTTCGCTGCTGTATTTCACCAACTATCAGTCCGTCATCCCCACCTCCGGCGCCATGCCGGGGCTGAAGGCGTTCGTGGCCGCTGTGTTTGGCGGCATCGGCTCCATTCCCGGCGCGGTGCTTGGCGCGTTCGTCATCGGCATTTGCGAAAACATCATCAAGGGCCTGGGCTGGACCACCTTCTCCGACGCCTTCACCTTCGCCCTGCTCATCATCGTATTGTGCGTCAAACCCACGGGACTCTTCGGCGAGAAGTCCACGGATAAGGTGTAAGGAGGGGTATGATGCATCAGAAGACAAGAACTTACCGGACGCTGGCGGCCATCGCCGCGTTCTATATCCTCCTGTTCGTATTGGAGCAGGTGGTGCCCTCCTATTCCATGCTGTTCCCCGTGCTGAAAAAGACAGCGGTCTATGCCCTGGTGGCGGTGTCCATGAACCTGCTCAACGGCTTTACGGGCCTCTTTTCCCTGGGCCAGGCGGGCTTTATGCTCTTAGGCGCCTACACCTATGCCATCATCATGATCCCGGAGGGCTCAAGGGAGAGCGTCTACCGGATGTTCGGCGGCGAGCACTGGATCACCTTCTCCCTGAGCGATGTGTTCGGTTCAGAGGGGGCCGGGGCGGCCGTGGGCATGATCATCGCGCTCCTGTTGGGTGGACTGGTGGCCGCCCTGTTTGCCTATCTCATCGGCCTGCCGGTGCTGCGGCTCAAAAGCGACTACCTGGCCATTGCCACGCTGGGCTTTGCGGAGATCATCCGGGCCTTTTTCCAGTGGGATAAGCTGGGCCCGCTGACCAACGGCGCCAATGTGCTCAACGGGTTCCCGTACTTTAGTTCCGTACTCCCCTTCTATCTGGTGGCCGGCGGGTGCATCGCGGTGATCGTGCTGCTTATCAACTCCACGTACGGCCGGGCGTTTAAGGCCATCCGGGATGACGAGGTGGCGGCGGAGGCCATGGGAGTCAACCTGGCCCGCCACAAGATGGCCTCCTTCGTCATCAGTTCCTTTTTCGCCGGTGTGGGCGGCGGCCTTCTGGCTATGTATCAGTGCATGGCCCAGGCCAACAACTTCAAGACCAACATGACTTACGAAATCCTGCTGATCGTGGTCATCGGCGGCATCGGGTCCATCAGCGGCTCCGTGCTTGCAAGCTTCCTCTTCACCGCCTGCAACGAGTGGTGGCTGCGGTTTTTGGACGACGAGTCCCTGGGCATCCCGCTCTTTCGCGGAGGCTTCCGCAAGGTGGTGTTTGCCCTCATCATCATGGTGATCGTGCTCTTTTTCCGCAAGGGCATCATGGGCGACAAGGAGCTGCCCGATGTGCTGCGGGGGCTGCGGGGTAAGAGACGTCCCCGGAAGGGAGGGACCGCCCAATGAGTGACCGGGTATTGTATGTGGAGAACGCCACCATGCAGTTTGGCGGCGTGGTGGCTGTGGATAATCTGAATCTGGAGGTCCATGAGGGGGAGATCGTGGCCCTCATCGGACCCAACGGCGCGGGAAAGACCACCGCCTTCAATGTCATCACCGGGGTGTACGCGCCCACCAACGGCCGGGTGGAGTTCTGCGGCCGGACCATTGTCCGCAACCACCCCCAGGGCAAAATGCGAAAGACCTATGCCGGTATGAATGCGGAGCTGTATACCGGCG
Proteins encoded:
- the rplI gene encoding 50S ribosomal protein L9, which gives rise to MKVILQQDVRGQGKKGQLVEVSEGYARNFLLPRKLAVPATADAINTMNLKEKAKKAEEARLKAQAEEIAEKLKECQVRVTAKAGNGGRLFGAVTTKEIAEALAQQYQLDVPKQKLVLDEPIKSFGTFQVKAKLGYEVSGTVYVLVTEEK
- a CDS encoding branched-chain amino acid ABC transporter permease, yielding MMHQKTRTYRTLAAIAAFYILLFVLEQVVPSYSMLFPVLKKTAVYALVAVSMNLLNGFTGLFSLGQAGFMLLGAYTYAIIMIPEGSRESVYRMFGGEHWITFSLSDVFGSEGAGAAVGMIIALLLGGLVAALFAYLIGLPVLRLKSDYLAIATLGFAEIIRAFFQWDKLGPLTNGANVLNGFPYFSSVLPFYLVAGGCIAVIVLLINSTYGRAFKAIRDDEVAAEAMGVNLARHKMASFVISSFFAGVGGGLLAMYQCMAQANNFKTNMTYEILLIVVIGGIGSISGSVLASFLFTACNEWWLRFLDDESLGIPLFRGGFRKVVFALIIMVIVLFFRKGIMGDKELPDVLRGLRGKRRPRKGGTAQ
- a CDS encoding ABC transporter substrate-binding protein, which encodes MKKVLALSLALLMALSLAACGGSGGSSGSSDKVVKIGVYEPQSGDNGAGGKQEILGMQYAHSVQPTVEIGGETYDVELVIVDNESSNDKAVGAASKLISNGVSVVLGSYGSGVSIAASDTFKNAGVPAIGVTCTNPMVTAGNSHYFRACFIDPFQGPVLANYAYGNLGVQKAYCLSKLGDDYSGGLVSYFAEAFEGLGGQVVKAEFPDGNSDFTSYITSAVNEGCGVFFAPTSTEAAQLIINQAASQGMKMPILAGDTWDSNVILEAAKGTDVQVTVTTFYADGTNPDFEASFKEWINSDPTNLKNNNDNDTLAAVSVMGYDSYFLALAAVQDAGSTDPAKVMEALPSVSYDGITGQIAFDENGDAIVKTAYVKTADNATGAWIGGGSVTIDQ
- the ftsH gene encoding ATP-dependent zinc metalloprotease FtsH translates to MLLLLVIVLGFAYLWNANDQPEPLQYSQVVQLFQQEKVESFRIEDTRLTMQLREKVNGSNTAVVDLYDFDLFYDDLNDLVQDQYARGVITTYQYYADHSTPWLELLLPYLLMALMIGLLWFFVLGRTAGGGGGDKMARFSSARVKTLQDRGSKVTFQDVAGADEEKEELQEIVEFLKDPQKYIYLGARIPKGVLLVGPPGTGKTLLAKAVAGEAGVGFLSISGSDFVELYVGVGASRVRDLFEQAKKTAPAIVFIDEIDAVGRQRGTGLGGGHDEREQTLNQLLVEMDGFGSNEGVVVLAATNRADVLDPALLRPGRFDRQIYVGLPDIRGREEILEVHARNKPLAEDVNLATLAKATPGFTGADLENLVNEAALLAARRNQKFIHMQEMQEAVIKVIAGPEKKSRVIPDHERRLTAYHEAGHAVVSHALPYCDPVRQISIVPRGRAGGMTIYLPEEDRSYLSKSYLEDEIASLLGGRVAEQLALGDISTGASNDLQRASQMAHKMVASYGMSDKVGAVSFESGHDEVFIGRTMSQGRSYSEQVAAEIDQEVKRIIGAAYKRCEEILTRDREKLERVARYLLEHEVMESEAFEAVYQALPEADPS
- the dnaB gene encoding replicative DNA helicase gives rise to the protein MAMEELLLRQMPHSLEGEQAVLGSMLIDSGCVKDVMEKLRPEDFYLRQNREIFETIYSMFIYSKPIDGITVAGEMQKNGTFDPDTTRDYLIQLMDITPTSANVMEYASIVRDKALLRSVATAASEITALVQEGAGEAQETLEAAEQKIYAIRRGRSAQDMVSIATVLPGVLDHLSEMSEAGGQKLPGLSTGLSAVDAKISGLNKSDLVLLAARPGMGKTSMALNMALNVAKASGKTVAIFSLEMSREQLATRLLSSEALVENTRLITGSLRETDWVKIADAASALSQTDIRIDDNPLLTVADMNAKCRRLENLGLVVIDYLQLMTSAGNKGYSGENRQQAVSDISRMMKIMAKELDVPVLCLSQLSRANEKRDDKRPMLSDLRESGAIEQDADIVLFLFREDYYSEDSDKHNIAECIVAKNRHGETGKVELRWMPEYTTFGTLENRYEE
- the tilS gene encoding tRNA lysidine(34) synthetase TilS, giving the protein MRSRAAERLSQLAWPCLDRWRPDMGGAVVCAVSGGVDSMCLLHLCAAWGKERGVKVIAAHFHHGLRGEAADRDEAFVRRWCEERDIPFTAGRGDTARWAREHSLTVEEAGRNLRYSFLHRAAEESGAGLILTAHHADDNAETILLNLCRGTGLAGLTGIPPRRGNIARPLIEATREEIAAYAAAWSIPHVEDETNESDFAARNLLRHQVMPVLRQINPKVSENMARCAAIVREENDALTGQVQGLLACARYQNGGVRLPAEALLRAPESLRPRLLLELWKGLEAGRKDLGSVHLQGLIGLSEGDEMDLPHGFTAVRRKGVLELMPRRRPEGEHPLTVGSSLEWGDFSITCRAAKPGSPGRGTLILSWDGEVLSVGPWRPGDRMELPGTRGNRGVKRIFADRGIPPQRRDLLPAFYADGRLAAVWGLGVDKGFLPRKGRGAIEIEIKEKGYKTWEKA
- a CDS encoding branched-chain amino acid ABC transporter permease; translation: MKFVQENLPFLLAGISVGGQYALIAIGYTMVYGILRLINFAHGDVFMVAGLAMIYLSSWMPLYAAIPLVIAATVLMGVLIEKAAYKPLRSAPRMSVMISAIGVSYLLQNLALYITGGLAKVYPSIPWLSDRVTVAGASTSRVTIVTPVLTILLVIGLTMLIRHTKIGMAMRAASKDFETAQLMGIRVDRVISTTFVIGSFLAAVGSLLYFTNYQSVIPTSGAMPGLKAFVAAVFGGIGSIPGAVLGAFVIGICENIIKGLGWTTFSDAFTFALLIIVLCVKPTGLFGEKSTDKV
- the hpt gene encoding hypoxanthine phosphoribosyltransferase; translated protein: MGKSMMDRDILKVLFSEEEIRARVEELGSELYERFCEKTPLFLGVLKGSFVFMADLVRACQIKSDLEFIAVSSYENATVSSGRVQITRDLQQDITGRDLIVVEDILDSGNTLAFLKDYFMTKGAASVTIVTLLDKPSRRTKAIQPDLTGFVVPDEFVVGYGLDYAQKYRNVPYIGVLKPEVYSN